In Oncorhynchus clarkii lewisi isolate Uvic-CL-2024 chromosome 2, UVic_Ocla_1.0, whole genome shotgun sequence, one DNA window encodes the following:
- the LOC139373021 gene encoding uncharacterized protein, translated as MPNPFLLGLPNPFLSGLPNPFLSELPNPFLSGLPNPFLRGLPNPFLHGLPIPFLSRLPNPFLSGLPNPFLSGLPNPFLRGLPNPFLSGLPNPFLSGLPNPFLHGLPNPLLRCLPNPFLRGLPNPFLSGLSNPFLRSLPNPFLRGLPNPFLSGLPNPFLRSLPNPFLRGLPNPFLRGLPNPFLRGLPKPFLRGLPNLFLRGLPKPFLRGLPKPFLRGLLNPFLRGLPNPFLRGLPNPFLCGLPNPFLRGLPNLFLRGLPKPFLRCLPNPFLSRLPNPFLRGLPNPFLRGLPNPFLRGLPKPFLRGLPNLFLSCLSNPFLSGMSNPFPRGLPKHSPRGQHNPFLRSLTNPFLRSLTNPFLRNLTNPFLRGPPKPFLSGQTIPFLRGPPNPFLTGQPNPFLSGPLKLFLSGPPSPFLRGPPNPFLSGLPNPFLSGLPSLFLSGRPNPVLRRLPNSFLRSLPNHLRRLSYPLARYTKAQSRPVMLRAMTRCNVDFLTSLVPNVRP; from the coding sequence ATGCCCAACCCCTTCCTCCTTGGCCTGCCCAACCCCTTCCTCAGCGGACTACCCAACCCCTTCCTCAGCGAACTACCCAACCCCTTCCTCAGTGGCCTGCCCAACCCCTTCCTCAGAGGCCTACCCAACCCCTTCCTCCATGGCCTGCCCATCCCCTTCCTCAGCAGACTACCCAACCCCTTCCTCAGCGGCCTGCCCAACCCCTTCCTCAGTGGCCTTCCCAACCCCTTCCTCAGAGGCCTACCCAACCCCTTCCTCAGTGGACTGCCCAACCCCTTCCTCAGTGGCCTGCCCAACCCCTTCCTCCATGGCCTGCCCAACCCCTTACTCAGATGCCTGCCCAACCCCTTCCTCAGAGGCCTACCCAACCCCTTCCTCAGTGGTCTGTCCAACCCCTTCCTCAGAAGCCTACCCAACCCCTTCCTCAGAGGCCTACCCAACCCCTTCCTCAGTGGCCTGCCCAACCCCTTCCTCAGAAGCCTACCCAACCCCTTCCTCAGAGGCCTACCCAACCCCTTCCTCCGTGGCCTGCCCAACCCATTCCTCAGAGGCCTGCCCAAACCCTTCCTCCGTGGCCTGCCCAACCTCTTCCTCAGAGGCCTGCCCAAACCCTTCCTCAGAGGCCTGCCCAAACCCTTCCTCAGAGGCCTACTCAACCCCTTCCTCAGAGGCCTACCCAACCCCTTCCTCAGAGGCCTACCCAACCCCTTCCTCTGTGGCCTGCCCAACCCATTCCTCCGTGGCCTACCCAACCTCTTCCTCAGAGGCCTGCCCAAACCCTTCCTCAGATGCCTGCCCAACCCCTTCCTCAGCAGACTACCCAACCCCTTCCTCAGAGGCCTACCCAACCCCTTCCTCCGTGGCCTGCCCAACCCATTCCTCAGAGGCCTGCCCAAACCCTTTCTCCGTGGCCTGCCCAACCTCTTCCTCAGTTGTCTGTCCAACCCCTTCCTCAGTGGAATGTCCAACCCCTTCCCCAGAGGCCTGCCCAAACACTCCCCGAGAGGCCAGCACAACCCCTTTCTCAGAAGCCTGACAAACCCCTTCCTCAGAAGCCTGACCAACCCCTTCCTCAGAAACCTGACCAACCCCTTCCTCAGAGGCCCACCCAAACCCTTCCTCAGTGGCCAGACCATCCCCTTCCTCAGAGGCCCGCCCAACCCCTTCCTCACTGGTCAACCCAACCCTTTCCTCAGTGGCCCACTCAAACTCTTCCTCAGTGGCCCGCCCAGCCCCTTCCTCAGAGGCCCACCCAACCCTTTCCTCAGTGGCCTGCCCAACCCTTTCCTCAGTGGCCTGCCCAGCCTCTTCCTCAGTGGCCGGCCCAACCCCGTCCTCAGACGCCTGCCCAACTCCTTCCTCAGAAGCCTGCCCAACCACCTCAGGCGCCTAAGTTACCCACTGGCCCGATACACCAAGGCCCAAAGCAGACCTGTGATGTTGAGGGCAATGACAAGGTGCAATGTGGACTTCCTGACATCACTGGTGCCAAATGTGAGGCCATAA